The nucleotide window GCCAGTGGTAAATTATACTTGGGAAGAAATGTCTATTTAATGGGGGATGTAAGTGGAGCCCTGCAATACGGACTATTCAGGATCCAATATGATGAATCTCAAAGTAATCTTAGTGCGCAACGGATCAAAATCAATGAGTCATTTCATCAATTTGCACCTAATTTTGAAATGAATTTAGGGGCAGAATGGTCTACATATTGGAACCGGCATCGCAACTATTTTAGCATAGGTGCGGCCTATCATGTAGAATATTGGTTTAGTCAGAACCAGTTCATCGATATTTTACAAGAAAATGCAAGGCGTTATTTCAATCTTTCTGAAGATATCAGCTTTCACGGTTTGGAAATCTATCTACAGCTTGATTTTTAGAGGATTAAGAAATCAGAACAGCTTTTATCAGATGAAGACTCAGTGATGGTAGCCGAATCAATATTGAAACTAAAATTCCTTAAACCATCTAATATTTGCTCTGCTTCCTGGAGAGATCCTTGAACGAGAATTTCAACCGAGCCGTCAGGCATATTTTTTGCATAACCTTTAAGGTTTAATTGTTTGGCAATTCGTCGTGCCGTAGCACGAAAGCCAACTCCTTGAATGTCTCCGGTGATTTTTAATATCAACATAATAGCCTGAATTTTGGGTTTATTACAGCGCTTGATCCACCGATATTGTGAGAAATGAGGGCTAAGCGAGAATTAAAGGTTCTCCTTCAAGTTTTTGTTCAAGTGAAT belongs to Simkaniaceae bacterium and includes:
- a CDS encoding acylphosphatase — encoded protein: MLILKITGDIQGVGFRATARRIAKQLNLKGYAKNMPDGSVEILVQGSLQEAEQILDGLRNFSFNIDSATITESSSDKSCSDFLIL